The Halioglobus maricola genome segment ACGCAAGGACTGGCAAGTGGTCGCGCTCTGGGGCAGCGGCGTCGCCTCTGCTCTGGCTGCGCTTGGCATGACCCCACCGGGAGAGCGCTACCAGGCTAGCAGCGACGACGGCTATGTGTTGATCCAGCTGGACGAGGCAGGCAACTTCTTTGAAGCCTGGATCGACATGGAGCAGCACGCAGACCACTTTGAGGCCCTGCAAGACGCACTGGAAGAGAGTAGTGCCGACACCTGGAACAGCCTGCAGATATGCGCGGGCTTGGGCCGAGTCGAAGGTGCTACCAGTGAGGATTTTCTGCCGCAGGATCTCAACTACGACATCACCGGCCATGTGAACTTCACCAAGGGCTGCTACACCGGACAGGAAATCGTGGCTCGCCTGCACTATCGAGGCAAGGCCAAACGGCGTGCTTACCCGGTGGCATTGAATAACACCGAGGCACTCGCCGCCGGCACCCCCCTGTTCAACGAGGGTGGTAGCCAGAGCGTGGGATCAGTGGTGAATAGCGCCCGCGACGGCGAACGCACGGTGTGCCTGGTCAGTGCAACCAGCAACGGCCTCGCGCAAGGCCTGCGGGTAGACGGTGATGAGGGGCCGGTCATGGAACCCCTCGAATTACCCTATTCGCTGGAAGTCTGACTGGGGCGATCAGGCCTCCAGATTCGCCTCGATTGCGTCGAGGAAACCATACATATCGACAACCCGTTCCGACTCGGGGTTGAGTGTCTTGCCCTTGAGATCACCGGTGATCGTGCCCTGCGCCACTGTCTCGATGAGCGCGGCCTTTAACTTCGCCGCGTAATCCCCAAGCGGCTGGTTAGTCTCCCGGCGAGCGAGTTCCTCCAGCGCATTAGCCACCGCAAAGATAAGCGCCGACGAATTGAAGTTGGCCTCTTTGCCGTCTGTTTCCAGGTAGCGCAGGTACAGGTCGTGCGCGGTGCCATGGGGCGCCTCGTACAACATGGTGCCGTCCGTGCTCTTGATCACTGAACTCGCCGTGGCCAGGCTTCCCCCGAGAGCAGCGGAGATATCCGAAAAAATATCACCGTCCAGATTCTGCGCCGGGTAGAGGCCCCAGCGAGGCGGATCGCAAATCATTTTGCTGAGCTGGCGTGAGGGCCGCATGATCATGAATGACGGAGGCGGTGTGTCCAGCGCTGCCAACTCCTTGCGAATTTCCAGAATAATCGAGCTGTACACCTCGTCGTAATTGACGAACTCCCGTTTCAGGCCGAAGTACACTTCCTTCTTGTTGACGGCCGCATCGCGAAACACCTGCTTGACCCAATCCTTGATCGCAGCGCGGTCATTCGACATAAACAGCAGTGGATCACCAGCTTTCACGTCACGCGCATGCTTCTCCACGCCGTCCATGACGACCTTGATAATGCCGTCTTCCGGGGCCGGTGTGTTGTAGCTACCATACTGGTCGCCACCGCCAGCACTCATGCGGGAAATCGAGACGTTGGCCTTGCGCTCGGGCAAGCCGTAGCGCTTGAGCTGCTGTACCAGTTTGTACAGCTTCATGCCGCTGATATTGTCCGGCACGCCCCACAGTGCGCGCTCAGGCGGGTTGGAGACAATGCGCGCAGCCTGGGCATCGATCAACTCGTAGTGATACTTGAGACCCGCCGCTGCAACCTTGTCCTTGTACTCACTGTGGTAGATATCTTCAATCGCAGCGCGCATCACACCGTCATAGCCGGGGACCACGGTATCTTTCAGGCCAAGGTAAATATCGCGTTTTTCGTCCAGTGCGCGCTGGAAGAACCTGTGTGCCCAGGCCTTTACGTCCTCCAGGTCGTTGGAAGCCAGCATCCAGGGGTCGCCCTTGCGCAGCGTACGGCGGTGCAATTCGACCGGGTCACCGCTGCTGCCGACGAAGACAACTTTAGCCACTCCGGTGGCGTTAGACAGTTCGCTATAGCTGAAATCGATGCCACCTGCGTCCATGGTATCGACTTCAATTTCACGACCCACCCAATCCGGCCGAACACTCTTGAGATTACTGAACTCGATATCTTCGCGCGTGATATTGCCGTGGATACCCTTGCGGATTGCCCCGTTGGGCGATTTGGTCGCGAGTTTATCCAGCGCGTCTTCACTCACCTCGGGATGCGCAGCCAGCAGATCAAGTAACTGCTCGCGGTTC includes the following:
- a CDS encoding YgfZ/GcvT domain-containing protein produces the protein MSAHYALLEQETLLHINGPDTLTFLQGQTTCDSSVITADQAAAGAYCTPKGRMVCDFVLGQLGPEHYALRLRSSVAPATVSTLGKYIVFSKADINSERKDWQVVALWGSGVASALAALGMTPPGERYQASSDDGYVLIQLDEAGNFFEAWIDMEQHADHFEALQDALEESSADTWNSLQICAGLGRVEGATSEDFLPQDLNYDITGHVNFTKGCYTGQEIVARLHYRGKAKRRAYPVALNNTEALAAGTPLFNEGGSQSVGSVVNSARDGERTVCLVSATSNGLAQGLRVDGDEGPVMEPLELPYSLEV
- a CDS encoding isocitrate/isopropylmalate family dehydrogenase — its product is MTTKIQVAKPMVILHGDEMAQIAFERILEQFVNSRLDIELVEIDLSAEKRLTSNGQVVLDAIESLKKYGVGIKNAGMTVNREQLLDLLAAHPEVSEDALDKLATKSPNGAIRKGIHGNITREDIEFSNLKSVRPDWVGREIEVDTMDAGGIDFSYSELSNATGVAKVVFVGSSGDPVELHRRTLRKGDPWMLASNDLEDVKAWAHRFFQRALDEKRDIYLGLKDTVVPGYDGVMRAAIEDIYHSEYKDKVAAAGLKYHYELIDAQAARIVSNPPERALWGVPDNISGMKLYKLVQQLKRYGLPERKANVSISRMSAGGGDQYGSYNTPAPEDGIIKVVMDGVEKHARDVKAGDPLLFMSNDRAAIKDWVKQVFRDAAVNKKEVYFGLKREFVNYDEVYSSIILEIRKELAALDTPPPSFMIMRPSRQLSKMICDPPRWGLYPAQNLDGDIFSDISAALGGSLATASSVIKSTDGTMLYEAPHGTAHDLYLRYLETDGKEANFNSSALIFAVANALEELARRETNQPLGDYAAKLKAALIETVAQGTITGDLKGKTLNPESERVVDMYGFLDAIEANLEA